CCTCAAGCGACTCTTGTCCGGAGTTCCAGCTGATGTCCACGACCGTCATTCCACCGTTAGAAGATCCGGTGTCCCCGTACGAATTTCCCGATTCAAGGAAACTCCACGACGCGGCCGAACGCGCCCTCGACTATTACCTGACCCCGGCAGCCAAGATCATGGCCACGCCTTACACCCCAAACGACATGTTCATGGTCAACCCGCAAACCGACACGGAGTCCTTGCTGGCCAACGCCTGCGAATCCCTCGCTTCAGCCACGGTCATGCTCGGGGACTTTGCCGGCCTGCTGGAAGGGCCGAACCGCAAGACCCTGTTGGGTATTGCGCAAGTCGTGATGTTGGGTGAGTTGGCAGTGAATCAGGCGTTGGAAAATGTAGAGGTAAAGCAATAAGCGCCGCTTTCGAAGCCAGGGTCCGCGCCCTGGCTTCGAAGGCTCTGATCGATATAGAACGTTGAAACTGCGTCAGCCCTCGTTGCTACGCAACTCCTCGATACTGATCTCGCGCATCCGGAATTTCTGGATCTTGCCCGTCACCGTCATCGGAAACTCCTCCACAAACTTGAAGTAACGCGGCGTCTTGAAGTGGGCGATGCGTTCCTTGCACCACGCTTGCAGCTCTTGTTCGGTGGCGCTGTGGCCGGGGTGGAATTTGATCCAGGCGACGATTTCCTCGCCGTAACGCGAGCAGGGAATGCCGATCACCTGCACGTCCGCCACCGCCGGGTGAGTGAAAAAGAACTCTTCCAGTTCACGCGGGTAAATGTTCTCGCCGCCACGGATGATCATGTCCTTGTTACGGCCGGCGATGCACACGTAACCCTCGTCGTTCATGCTCGCCAGGTCGCCGGTGTGCATCCAGCCCGCCGCGTCGATGGCTTCGGCGGTGGCATTCGGATTGTTCCAGTAGCCGAGCATCACGCTGTAACCACGGGTACACAGCTCGCCGATGGTGCCGCGTGGCACCGGGTTGCCAGCCTCGTCGATGATTTTGCTTTCGAGTTGTGGCTGGGTGCGGCCGACGGTGGTGACGCGCAGTTCCAGTTCGTCGGATGGCCCGGTCTGCAGGGACACGGGGCTGGTTTCGGTCATGCCGTAGGCGATCTGCACTTCACTCATGTGCATTTCGCTGATGACCCGGCGCATCACCTCGATCGGGCAAGTGGCGCCGGCCATGATCCCGGTGCGCAGGGTCGACAGGTCGAATTCGGCGCGTTGCGGCTGATCGAGCATGGCAATGAACATGGTCGGCACGCCGTACAGCCCCGTAGCCTTTTCTTCGGCAACGGTGTTCAGGGTCAGAAGCGGATCGAAGGCATCGTTCGGGTAAATCATGGTGCTGCCGTGAGTGATACAGCCCAGGTTGCCCATGACCATGCCGAAGCAGTGATACAGCGGCACCGGGATCACCAGGCGATCGGCGGCGGTCAGGCCGAGGCTTTCGCCGACCATGTAACCGTTGTTGAGAATGTTGTAGTGACTGAGGGTCGCGCCCTTGGGGAAACCGGTGGTGCCGGAGGTGTACTGGATGTTGACGGGCTGATCGAAGTGCAGGCTGTCGCTGCGTTCACGCAATTGTTCTGGAGAGACACTGGCGGCCAGATCTGCCAGTTGCGACCACGGGAGAAAACCCGAAGGCGGCTGCGGATCAAGGCTGATCAACCCGCGCAGCTCCGGCAGGCGCTCACTGCGCAGTTCGCCGATGGATTGCTCGGCCAGTTCCGGCAGCAAGCCTTGCAACATGCCGTGATAGTTAGAAGATTTGAAGGCGCCGGCGCAGACCAGCCACTGACAACCGGATTGTTTGAGCACGTATTCGAGCTCGGAGCTTCGGTAAGCCGGGTTGATGTTGACCAGAATCACGCCGAGCTTCGCGGTGGCGAACTGCGTAATGCACCACTGTGCGCAGTTCGGCGCCCAGATGCCGAGCCGGTCGCCGGCCTGCAAACCCAACGCCAGCAGGGCTCTGGCATGCACATCCACCGCGTCGGCCAGTTGCCGCCAGGTGTAACGCAACTGCTGATGGCGCACTACCAGCGCCTCGCCGTCCGGGTACTGCGCGACGGTCTCGTCGAACTTCTGCCCGATGGTCATCGCCAGCAAGGCTTTGTCCTGGGAACCACGGGTGTAGCTGCGCTGCGGGTTTGTACTGGGTTGATCCATGACGACCCCTATTGTCTTTATTAGTGGGTGTTGGACCGGAGCCATATGAGCTCCGACCATTCAGAACTGGCCCTACTCTCGCTCAAGTTGACGTTAACGTAAAGGGTGATTGACAGCCATTCGTCACAGGCTTACGTTAACGTAAAGGTGAGAACTGAAACGCCCTTCTCCCCACCCTACAAAAAAGCCAAAAGGTGACCCATGAGCTACCCATCCCTGAACTTTGCCCTCGGCGAAACCATCGACATGCTGCGCGATCAGGTTCAGTCCTTTGTCGCCAAGGAGATCGCCCCGCGTGCCGCGCAGATCGACAGCGACAACCTGTTCCCGGCTGATCTGTGGCGCAAGTTCGGTGACATGGGCCTGCTCGGCATCACCGTGCCGGAAGAGTACGGCGGCGCTGGTCTGGGTTACCTGGCGCACGTCGTGGCGATGGAAGAAATCAGCCGTGGCTCCGCTTCCGTGGCGTTGTCCTACGGCGCTCACTCCAACCTCTGCGTCAATCAGATCAACCGCAACGGCAACCACGAACAGAAATCCAAATACCTGCCAAAACTGATCAGCGGCGAACACGTCGGCGCACTCGCCATGAGCGAGCCAAACGCCGGTTCCGACGTGGTCTCGATGAAACTGCGCGCCGATAAACGCGGCGACCGTTTCGTGCTCAACGGCAGCAAGACCTGGATCACCAACGGCCCCGACGCCAACACCTACGTGATCTACGCCAAGACCGACCTGGAAAAAGGTCCCCACGGCATTACCGCATTCATCGTCGAGCGCGACTGGAAAGGCTTCAGCCGCAGCAACAAATTCGACAAGCTCGGCATGCGCGGCTCCAACACTTGCGAGCTGTTTTTCGATGACGTCGAAGTGCCGGAAGAAAACATTCTCGGCGTGCTCAACGGCGGCGTGAAAGTGCTGATGAGCGGCCTCGATTACGAGCGCGTCGTGCTGTCCGGTGGCCCGACCGGGATCATGCAGTCGTGCATGGATTTGATCGTGCCGTACATCCACGACCGCAAGCAGTTCGGCCAGAGCATCGGCGAATTCCAGCTGATCCAGGGCAAAGTCGCCGACATGTACACCCAGCTCAACGCCAGCCGCGCCTACCTCTACGCCGTGGCCCAGGCCTGCGAGCGCAACGAAACCACGCGCAAGGACGCCGCCGGCGTGATCCTTTACACCGCCGAACGCGCCACGCAAATGGCTCTGGACGCGATTCAGATTCTCGGCGGTAACGGCTACATCAACGAATTCCCGGCCGGTCGTCTGCTGCGTGACGCCAAGCTGTACGAAATCGGCGCCGGCACCAGTGAGATTCGTCGCATGCTGATCGGTCGCGAACTGTTCAACGAAACCCGCTAAACGGAGCTGTCCATGGCTATCCTGCATACCCAGCTCAACCCCCGCTCAGCGGAGTTCGCCGCCAACAGCGCGGCGATGCTCACACAGGTCGACGCCCTGCACACCCTGCTCGCCCAAGTGGCACAGGGCGGCGGCGCGAAAGCTCAAGAACGTCACACCTCGCGCGGCAAACTGCTGCCCCGTGAGCGGATCAACCGCTTGCTCGACCCGGGCTCGCCGTTTCTGGAAATCAGCCAATTGGCCGCTCACGCCGTGTATGGCGAGGATGTGCCGGCCGCTGGCGTGATTGCCGGAATCGGCCGGGTGGAAGGCGTCGAGTGCATGATCGTCGCCAACGACGCGACGGTGAAAGGTGGCTCGTACTACCCGCTGACCGTGAAAAAACACCTGCGCGCCCAGACCATCGCCCAGCAAAACCGTCTGCCGTGCATTTATCTGGTGGACTCGGGCGGCGCCAACCTGCCGCGTCAGGACGAAGTGTTCCCGGATCGCGAGCACTTCGGGCGGATCTTCTTCAACCAGGCCAACATGAGCGCCATGGGCATTCCGCAGATTGCCGTGGTCATGGGTTCCTGCACCGCCGGCGGCGCTTATGTGCCGGCGATGGCGGACGAAGCAATCATGGTGCGCAATCAGGCGACGATTTTCCTCGCCGGCCCGCCCTTGGTGAAAGCCGCGACCGGTGAAGTGGTCAGCGCCGAAGACCTCGGCGGGGCCGATGTGCATTGCAAGATTTCCGGGGTCGCCGACCATTACGCCGAAAGCGATGAACACGCCCTCGCCCTCGCCCGCCGCAGCGTCGCCAACCTCAACTGGCGCAAACTCGGCGAAGTGCAGCAGCGCGCGCCGATTGCGCCGCTGTACGCCAGCGACGAGTTGTACGGTGTGGTGTCGGCCGATGCGAAGCAACCGTTTGATGTGCGCGAAGTGATTGCGCGACTGGTCGACGGTTCGGTGTTCGATGAATTTAAAGCGCTGTTCGGCACGACGCTGGTGTGCGGCTTTGCCCATCTTCACGGCTACCCGATCGCGATCCTCGCCAACAACGGCATCCTGTTCGCCGAAGCCGCGCAAAAAGGCGCGCACTTCATTGAACTGGCCTGCCAGCGCGGCATCCCGCTGCTGTTCCTGCAGAACATCACTGGCTTCATGGTCGGCCAGAAATACGAGGCCGGCGGCATCGCCAAGCACGGCGCCAAACTGGTGACCGCCGTGGCGTGCGCCAAGGTGCCGAAATTCACCGTGATCATCGGCGGCAGCTTCGGCGCCGGTAACTACGGCATGTGCGGGCGGGCCTACGATCCGCGTTTTCTGTGGATGTGGCCGAACGCGCGGATCGGCGTGATGGGTGCCGAACAGGCGGCCGGCGTACTGGTTCAGGTCAAGCGCGAGCAGGCCGAACGCAGCGGTCAGGCGTTCAGTGCCGAGCAGGAAAGCGAGATCAAGCAACCGATTCTCGACCAGTACGAAGAGCAGGGTCACCCCTATTACTCCAGCGCACGACTGTGGGACGACGGCGTCATTGACCCGGCGCAGACCCGCGATGTACTGGCCCTGGCCTTGTCCGCGTCGTTGAACGCGCCTATCGAACCGAGCCGCTTCGGCGTGTTCCGGATGTGATCGGGAGAACCTCATGAGCGACTTCAACACCCTTGAACTGCAGAGCGATCCACGGGGTTTCGCGACCCTGTGGCTGAGCCGCGAAGAAAAGAACAACGCGTTCAACGCCGAGATGATCCGCGAACTGATCCTGGCGCTGGACAAGGTCGCCAGCGACGCCAGCCTGCGCTTCCTGCTGGTGCGCGGACGCGGCAAGCACTTCAGCGCCGGCGCGGATCTGGCGTGGATGCAGCAATCGGCCGAACTCGATTACCACACCAACCTCGACGACGCCCGGGAACTGGCGGAGCTGATGTACAACCTCGCCAAACTGAAAATCCCGACCTTGGCTGTGGTGCAAGGCGCGGCGTTCGGCGGCGCGCTGGGTCTGATCAGTTGCTGCGACACGGCGATTGGCGCCGACGACGCGCAGTTCTGCCTGTCGGAAGTGCGCATTGGCCTGGCACCAGCGGTGATCAGCCCGTTCGTGGTGCAAGCCATCGGCGAGCGCGCGGCACGGCGTTATGCGCTGACGGCCGAGCGCTTCGGCGGTCAGCGGGCGCGGGAAATCGGTTTGTTGTCCGAAAGCTATCCGGCGACTGAACTGGAGCAGAAAGTCGAACAATGGATCGACAACTTGCTGCTCAACAGCCCCGCCGCCATGCGCGCCAGCAAGGATCTGCTGCGTGAAGTCGGCAACGGCGCGCTGACGCCGGCCCTGCGCCGTTACACCGAAAACGCCATCGCCCGCATCCGCGTCAGCCCGGAAGGTCAGGAAGGTCTGCGGGCCTTTTTGCAGAAGCGTCCGCCGAGCTGGCAAGCCGCAACCACCACCAAGGAGCCGCGTTGATGAGCGCACCTGTTCTCACCACCCTGCTGGTGGCCAACCGTGGCGAAATCGCTTGCCGGGTCATGCGTACCGCCAAGGCCCTGGGCATGACCACCGTCGCGGTGCACAGCGCCACCGACCGTGAAGCGCGGCACAGCCGTGAAGCGGATATCCGCGTTGATCTGGGCGGCAGCAAAGCGGCCGACAGCTATCTGCAAATCGACAAGCTGATCGCAGCGGCCAAGGCCAGCGGCGCTCAAGCGATTCATCCGGGTTATGGGTTTTTGTCGGAGAACGCCGGGTTTGCCCGCGCCATTGAAGCGGCCGGCCTGATCTTCCTCGGCCCGCCCGCCTCGGCCATCGACGCGATGGGCAGCAAATCCGCTGCCAAGGCCCTGATGGAAACGGCCGGCGTGCCGCTGGTACCGGGCTATCACGGCGAAGCACAGGATCTGGACACCTTCCGCGATGCTTGCGAGCGCATCGGCTATCCGGTGCTGCTCAAGGCCACGGCGGGCGGTGGCGGTAAAGGCATGAAGGTCGTTGAAGACGTCAGCCAGTTGGCTGAAGCGTTGGCCTCGGCCCAGCGTGAAGCGCAGTCGTCGTTTGGAGACTCGCGGATGCTGGTGGAGAAATACCTGCTCAAGCCGCGTCACGTGGAAATCCAGGTGTTTGCCGATCAGCATGGCAATTGCCTGTACCTGAACGAGCGCGACTGCTCGATTCAGCGTCGGCACCAGAAGGTCGTCGAAGAGGCGCCGGCACCGGGTTTGAGCCCTGAACTGCGTCGTGCGATGGGCGAAGCGGCTGTGCGTTCGGCGCAGGCCATCGGTTATGTCGGCGCCGGCACGGTGGAGTTTCTACTGGATGCGCGCGGCGAATTCTTCTTCATGGAGATGAACACGCGGTTGCAGGTCGAACACCCGGTCACCGAAGCCATCACCGGGCTTGATCTGGTGGCCTGGCAGATTCGCGTCGCCCGTGGCGAAGCGCTGCCGATCACTCAGGATCAAGTGCCGCTGAACGGGCATGCAATTGAAGTGCGGTTGTATGCGGAAGACCCGTCAAATGATTTCCTGCCGGCGACCGGACGTCTGGATCTGTATCGCGAATCCGCCGCAGGGCCGGGGCGCCGTGTGGACAGCGGCGTTGAGGAAGGCGATGAGATTTCGCCGTTCTATGACCCGATGCTCGGCAAGCTGATTGCCTGGGGCGAGGATCGTGAGCAGGCACGTTTGCGGTTGCTGAGCATGCTCGATGAGTTTGCGATTGGCGGGTTGAAGACCAACATCAACTTCCTGCGACGAATCATCGGTCATCCGGCGTTTGCGGCAGCCGAGCTGGATACCGGGTTCATTCCTCGCTATCAGGAACAGTTACTGCCAGCGCCTGCTGCGCTGAGTGATGAGTTCTGGGAGGCGGCGGCGCAGGCTTTTGCGCAGAGTCTGCCGGGGATGGCTCGGGCGGATGATCCGGCTTCGCCTTGGGCGCTTCACAGCGGTCTGCGCGCCGGGTTGCCTCGTGAAATCACTCTGCATTTGAGTTGCGAGGGGCAGGATCGGGCGCTGACGCTCGGTGCTGGCGGCAATGCAAAACTGATCGGCGAGCAACTGGTGGTCGAGCATGATGGGCTGCGCCGACAGCTGCATGCGATTCGTCGTGGAGAGGTTCTGTATCTGCAATGGGACGGCGAGCTGCGACGCGTTGAAACGTATGACCCGATCAGTGCTGTAGAAGCCAGTCACAGCCATCAGGGCGGTCTGACGGCGCCGATGAACGGCAGCATCGTGCGGGTGCTGGTGGAGGCCGGGCAATCGGTTGAGGCCGGCGCTCAATTGGTGGTGTTGGAGGCGATGAAGATGGAGCACAGCATCCGCGCGCCCCATGCCGGCGTGATCAAGGCGCTGTATTGCCAGGAAGGCGAAATGGTCAGCGAAGGCAGCGCACTGGTCGAGCTGGAAGAAGCGTGAAAGGTGGGTCGATCCTGCGCCTGGCGAGGATCGATCTGACTAGTATTTGGCCGTTGCCTGAACCACGACGCCGATAATTCGGCACTCGTCGGTCAACAGGGCTTTGGGCCAGGTCGGATTGAGCGGCACCAGGTAACGCTGGCCGCCCTCTTCGATCAGTTTGCGGAAAATCGCCTCGTCGCTGTCCGGCCACTGGGCGATCACCAGTTTGCCGGGCTCGGCTTCCAGCGCCGGGTCCACCAGAATCATCATCCCCTCACCGATGCTCTGCCCGGTGGGCGCGGTCATCGCGTTGCCCGTCACCGTGAGCCAGAACGCCGGGCCACGGGCGTGGTAGTCCGTCAGCTCGAAACGTCGCTTGTCCTTGGCACTCGAATACGCAGGCTGGCTTTCACGGGCCTCGACCGGCGCATTCCACTCGCTGACCGGATAGCGAAAGTAAGGGTTGTACTTCTGCGCCAGAGGCATTTCGTCATCCGCATCGATCTGCGGTTCACGAATCACCACCGCGACCTCTAGATACTCCATGCCCAGCGCTTTCAGCACGCGGTTCATCTGCGTGATGCCGGGCTCGCGGCGCTTGTTCAGCCAATGGCCGATACCGCCCTGAGACATGCCGACGCGCTCGCCGAGCTCGACTTGAGTGACGTTGAGTTCACTCATTTTGGCCTTGACCAACTCAATCCATTTATCCATGTGCGGCACCATACGTGGACGCCTGCGACCGGCAAAACACATATTGTAGTATTTAAATTCTGGTCACAAATACTGATAGTACTATGCTTGAGTCACGGATTTGAATCGACCAAGGAGTGACCTTTCAACATGAATATCACCAGCAAAGACTTGCCCGATCTGCAAATGGACACCACCTTCACGTCCCCGCAAGGGTGCGCCGCTGCGCAACGGGCGTTGGACTATTACTTGAAACCAGCTGTGTCAGAACCGGAAGTGGATGAGCGCTTTTTCGGGGTGAACAGCAATCTGAGTGGCGAAGAATCCCTGGTCCACGCCTCCGATCTGCTGCGATGTGCAGCGGCTACGGCATTCAAGGCGGCGGACGGCTTGCAGGGCGTTAGTCGGGATCTGGCGTTTTCGGTTGTGCACATGGTGGACATGGCGCGGGCGATGGTTGATCACTCGCTCGATGGCGCGGTTCGCTGAAGACAGGAGTTCGGACGGACGGGAAAGAGTTTTCCAATCGCGCAGATAAAAACATTTGACTTGCAAATGATAATGATTATTATTGCAAGCAGCTGGTCGCGAGATCAGTCGATGGACCAGAGACCTTAGGTCGGTCTTCTGGACTATCTCCTCATCAGGCTAATCACGGTTTTTGACCCGGCTTTTTGCCGGGTCTTTTTTTGCCAGTTTTCTGGCTTGTGGCTTCAGGCTAATGAAGTCTTTGGGTGCTGCAAATTCGTTGGCGCGGATAATATCAAAAGAATATTGCTTGGCAAGCGGACCCCAGCCACATTGGGGCAAAGTAATGCCAATTAGCACTTGAGAATCAATCGCACAGCCACTAAGCTGCGTCCGCGTCATGGAGGACGCCCCCCGCCGCAACCCGCAATTTCCCTCGGTTTCACCCCTGTCTTGCGTGTAAAGTAGCCGCCATAAAAATCATATTCAGGAACCGATTATGACCGTGGCCAAATCTTCGTTCGACATCAGCGCCAACTTCGACAGCGGCAACATCCAAGTCATCGACATCAGCAATCCGCTCAACCCGGTTCTGGCAATTCGGCCAGATACCCGCAGCGCCCATTTCCAGTGGTTCCACTTCAAGGCCAGCGGCCTGCACGTCCATCAGGAACACTGGTTTCGCCTGGTCAACGCCAGCCAGTCTTCCTACAACAAAGCCTGGACCGGCTATCAGGCCGTCGCT
The window above is part of the Pseudomonas fluorescens genome. Proteins encoded here:
- a CDS encoding DUF6124 family protein, whose protein sequence is MSTTVIPPLEDPVSPYEFPDSRKLHDAAERALDYYLTPAAKIMATPYTPNDMFMVNPQTDTESLLANACESLASATVMLGDFAGLLEGPNRKTLLGIAQVVMLGELAVNQALENVEVKQ
- a CDS encoding AMP-binding protein; protein product: MDQPSTNPQRSYTRGSQDKALLAMTIGQKFDETVAQYPDGEALVVRHQQLRYTWRQLADAVDVHARALLALGLQAGDRLGIWAPNCAQWCITQFATAKLGVILVNINPAYRSSELEYVLKQSGCQWLVCAGAFKSSNYHGMLQGLLPELAEQSIGELRSERLPELRGLISLDPQPPSGFLPWSQLADLAASVSPEQLRERSDSLHFDQPVNIQYTSGTTGFPKGATLSHYNILNNGYMVGESLGLTAADRLVIPVPLYHCFGMVMGNLGCITHGSTMIYPNDAFDPLLTLNTVAEEKATGLYGVPTMFIAMLDQPQRAEFDLSTLRTGIMAGATCPIEVMRRVISEMHMSEVQIAYGMTETSPVSLQTGPSDELELRVTTVGRTQPQLESKIIDEAGNPVPRGTIGELCTRGYSVMLGYWNNPNATAEAIDAAGWMHTGDLASMNDEGYVCIAGRNKDMIIRGGENIYPRELEEFFFTHPAVADVQVIGIPCSRYGEEIVAWIKFHPGHSATEQELQAWCKERIAHFKTPRYFKFVEEFPMTVTGKIQKFRMREISIEELRSNEG
- a CDS encoding isovaleryl-CoA dehydrogenase; translated protein: MSYPSLNFALGETIDMLRDQVQSFVAKEIAPRAAQIDSDNLFPADLWRKFGDMGLLGITVPEEYGGAGLGYLAHVVAMEEISRGSASVALSYGAHSNLCVNQINRNGNHEQKSKYLPKLISGEHVGALAMSEPNAGSDVVSMKLRADKRGDRFVLNGSKTWITNGPDANTYVIYAKTDLEKGPHGITAFIVERDWKGFSRSNKFDKLGMRGSNTCELFFDDVEVPEENILGVLNGGVKVLMSGLDYERVVLSGGPTGIMQSCMDLIVPYIHDRKQFGQSIGEFQLIQGKVADMYTQLNASRAYLYAVAQACERNETTRKDAAGVILYTAERATQMALDAIQILGGNGYINEFPAGRLLRDAKLYEIGAGTSEIRRMLIGRELFNETR
- a CDS encoding carboxyl transferase domain-containing protein — encoded protein: MAILHTQLNPRSAEFAANSAAMLTQVDALHTLLAQVAQGGGAKAQERHTSRGKLLPRERINRLLDPGSPFLEISQLAAHAVYGEDVPAAGVIAGIGRVEGVECMIVANDATVKGGSYYPLTVKKHLRAQTIAQQNRLPCIYLVDSGGANLPRQDEVFPDREHFGRIFFNQANMSAMGIPQIAVVMGSCTAGGAYVPAMADEAIMVRNQATIFLAGPPLVKAATGEVVSAEDLGGADVHCKISGVADHYAESDEHALALARRSVANLNWRKLGEVQQRAPIAPLYASDELYGVVSADAKQPFDVREVIARLVDGSVFDEFKALFGTTLVCGFAHLHGYPIAILANNGILFAEAAQKGAHFIELACQRGIPLLFLQNITGFMVGQKYEAGGIAKHGAKLVTAVACAKVPKFTVIIGGSFGAGNYGMCGRAYDPRFLWMWPNARIGVMGAEQAAGVLVQVKREQAERSGQAFSAEQESEIKQPILDQYEEQGHPYYSSARLWDDGVIDPAQTRDVLALALSASLNAPIEPSRFGVFRM
- a CDS encoding gamma-carboxygeranoyl-CoA hydratase, translating into MSDFNTLELQSDPRGFATLWLSREEKNNAFNAEMIRELILALDKVASDASLRFLLVRGRGKHFSAGADLAWMQQSAELDYHTNLDDARELAELMYNLAKLKIPTLAVVQGAAFGGALGLISCCDTAIGADDAQFCLSEVRIGLAPAVISPFVVQAIGERAARRYALTAERFGGQRAREIGLLSESYPATELEQKVEQWIDNLLLNSPAAMRASKDLLREVGNGALTPALRRYTENAIARIRVSPEGQEGLRAFLQKRPPSWQAATTTKEPR
- a CDS encoding acetyl/propionyl/methylcrotonyl-CoA carboxylase subunit alpha; this translates as MSAPVLTTLLVANRGEIACRVMRTAKALGMTTVAVHSATDREARHSREADIRVDLGGSKAADSYLQIDKLIAAAKASGAQAIHPGYGFLSENAGFARAIEAAGLIFLGPPASAIDAMGSKSAAKALMETAGVPLVPGYHGEAQDLDTFRDACERIGYPVLLKATAGGGGKGMKVVEDVSQLAEALASAQREAQSSFGDSRMLVEKYLLKPRHVEIQVFADQHGNCLYLNERDCSIQRRHQKVVEEAPAPGLSPELRRAMGEAAVRSAQAIGYVGAGTVEFLLDARGEFFFMEMNTRLQVEHPVTEAITGLDLVAWQIRVARGEALPITQDQVPLNGHAIEVRLYAEDPSNDFLPATGRLDLYRESAAGPGRRVDSGVEEGDEISPFYDPMLGKLIAWGEDREQARLRLLSMLDEFAIGGLKTNINFLRRIIGHPAFAAAELDTGFIPRYQEQLLPAPAALSDEFWEAAAQAFAQSLPGMARADDPASPWALHSGLRAGLPREITLHLSCEGQDRALTLGAGGNAKLIGEQLVVEHDGLRRQLHAIRRGEVLYLQWDGELRRVETYDPISAVEASHSHQGGLTAPMNGSIVRVLVEAGQSVEAGAQLVVLEAMKMEHSIRAPHAGVIKALYCQEGEMVSEGSALVELEEA
- a CDS encoding LexA family protein, which translates into the protein MDKWIELVKAKMSELNVTQVELGERVGMSQGGIGHWLNKRREPGITQMNRVLKALGMEYLEVAVVIREPQIDADDEMPLAQKYNPYFRYPVSEWNAPVEARESQPAYSSAKDKRRFELTDYHARGPAFWLTVTGNAMTAPTGQSIGEGMMILVDPALEAEPGKLVIAQWPDSDEAIFRKLIEEGGQRYLVPLNPTWPKALLTDECRIIGVVVQATAKY
- a CDS encoding DUF6124 family protein translates to MNITSKDLPDLQMDTTFTSPQGCAAAQRALDYYLKPAVSEPEVDERFFGVNSNLSGEESLVHASDLLRCAAATAFKAADGLQGVSRDLAFSVVHMVDMARAMVDHSLDGAVR